The following proteins are encoded in a genomic region of Spirochaetota bacterium:
- a CDS encoding NAD-binding protein — MLKLTIINLYNTIRQKTKYILPGAADSIKKAIAAIAFWQNKTIRYLFLKVTRNFFFKLFLAAFIFLSVLSVAVYYFESRYVFYNKVDGAMVEDASKSSNIRSLKDAVWWAFVTSTTVGYGDFYPKSNAGRFTGILLMFFGVSLVGVITGNIASALVEQQLKEGRGLKEINLKNHFIICGWKRDMANILSNIMEKNKDFLPSEFVLISTADPEEVQNLKSDSRFAHINFIRGDYIDERVLHRANLKQARRVIVFADRLVQGSVQEVDSRTVMTIITIKSISKTVYTCAEILDEKFERYLRFSNCDEIILSSEFNRSIIANASSGSGISQVISELLNVNADVSIVTQEIPGKFIGKTYGELFDFFMAKNRTILIGILENTGNFFTRKTEAIRDAQKTPDISKLVDNLKVVKQLMANLPVINPAIGYQIGRYSRAIVIEGRTHDTLKLPEKGKEHAVV; from the coding sequence ATGCTGAAACTAACGATCATCAACCTGTACAACACGATCAGGCAAAAAACCAAATATATTCTGCCCGGCGCCGCCGATTCCATAAAAAAAGCCATAGCCGCCATAGCCTTCTGGCAGAATAAGACCATACGATATCTCTTCCTTAAGGTGACCCGCAACTTCTTCTTCAAGCTGTTCCTGGCGGCCTTCATATTTCTTTCCGTGCTTTCCGTGGCGGTCTACTATTTTGAGAGCAGATACGTATTCTACAATAAAGTCGACGGCGCAATGGTGGAGGATGCGTCAAAATCGAGCAATATACGATCGCTGAAAGACGCCGTGTGGTGGGCCTTTGTGACCTCCACCACGGTCGGTTACGGCGATTTCTATCCGAAATCGAACGCGGGACGCTTCACCGGCATTCTCCTGATGTTCTTCGGGGTTTCTCTGGTCGGCGTCATCACCGGTAACATCGCGTCGGCCCTGGTGGAGCAACAGTTAAAGGAGGGTCGGGGATTGAAGGAAATAAATCTTAAAAACCATTTTATCATCTGCGGGTGGAAGCGCGACATGGCCAACATCCTTTCAAACATCATGGAAAAGAACAAGGATTTCCTGCCGTCGGAATTCGTGCTGATCAGCACCGCCGATCCTGAAGAGGTCCAGAACCTCAAGTCCGACAGCAGGTTCGCCCATATCAATTTCATCCGCGGCGACTACATCGACGAGCGGGTGCTTCACCGGGCGAACCTCAAGCAGGCCAGGCGGGTCATCGTGTTCGCCGACCGCCTCGTGCAGGGCTCGGTCCAGGAGGTGGATTCCCGCACCGTCATGACCATCATCACCATAAAATCCATATCAAAGACCGTGTACACCTGCGCGGAGATCCTTGACGAAAAATTCGAGCGGTACCTCAGGTTCTCCAACTGCGACGAGATAATCCTCTCGTCGGAGTTCAACCGCTCCATCATCGCAAACGCGTCGTCCGGCAGCGGCATATCCCAGGTGATCAGCGAGCTCCTGAACGTGAACGCCGACGTTTCCATCGTCACCCAGGAGATCCCCGGCAAATTCATCGGCAAGACCTACGGGGAGCTCTTCGATTTCTTCATGGCGAAGAACAGGACCATTCTTATAGGCATACTCGAGAACACGGGCAACTTCTTCACCCGCAAGACCGAGGCGATCAGGGACGCCCAGAAGACACCCGACATATCAAAGCTCGTGGACAACCTGAAAGTGGTAAAGCAGCTCATGGCTAACCTGCCGGTCATCAACCCGGCGATCGGTTATCAGATAGGCAGATACAGCAGGGCCATTGTCATCGAGGGAAGAACACATGATACGTTAAAACTCCCGGAAAAAGGTAAAGAACATGCCGTTGTTTAA
- a CDS encoding zf-TFIIB domain-containing protein gives MICPRCKKTMVQEKEEGEEILVCRHCDGIWLHKHQLNNLLQESGGDVELCSFNTLPDDDRRPIIKCRQCPDSVMLKIHFLEYSDIVIDRCPTCGSYWLDKNELANMHKYIRQVEEGSSQVKDVTAYDLLAKISRIAYTIFH, from the coding sequence ATGATATGTCCCCGTTGTAAAAAGACCATGGTACAGGAGAAGGAGGAAGGCGAGGAAATTCTCGTCTGCAGACACTGTGACGGCATATGGCTCCACAAGCACCAGCTCAACAATCTCCTGCAGGAGAGCGGTGGGGATGTCGAGCTCTGCTCGTTCAACACCCTGCCGGATGATGACAGGCGTCCCATCATCAAGTGCCGCCAGTGCCCCGATTCGGTAATGCTGAAGATCCATTTCCTCGAGTATTCCGATATTGTCATCGACCGGTGCCCGACCTGCGGCTCCTACTGGCTTGATAAAAACGAGCTGGCCAACATGCACAAGTATATCAGGCAGGTGGAGGAGGGGAGCAGCCAGGTGAAAGACGTGACCGCCTATGACCTGCTGGCGAAGATCAGCCGGATAGCCTATACGATCTTTCATTGA
- a CDS encoding MFS transporter translates to MGNLYRRITGLPRDFMLFIMAIALIGFSQSAINSVFNNYLNEVFRITNNQRGMLELPRELPGFLVVFFSAMFFFMSTRRLAAFANVLAALGIALIGLMAPTYSIMLVWLLVYSMGQHIFLPLNQSLGMEFAREGNTGKRLGQLTGAMNIAAIAGSFLIFIGFKHLHFNFFISFIIASAGFFCASALLFLMKPGVSHPAKTKFTLRREYQLFYWLNILFGTRKQIFLTFAPWVLIKVFNQKTEMVATLLTVGGVAGIFFNPLLGKAIDRLGERRILMGEAVLLVFVCAGYGFSKDLLGETPALFIAFACFVADQLLMSVGMARATYLKKIAVRPEDVPQTLTMGVSIDHIFSISIALVGGVIWDALGYQYVFLIGAVIALVNLFAASRVRIDVSRQAGEKEVPPAQVTED, encoded by the coding sequence ATGGGGAACCTGTACCGGAGAATAACCGGGCTGCCAAGGGATTTCATGCTGTTCATAATGGCGATCGCCCTGATCGGGTTCTCCCAGAGCGCCATCAACTCGGTATTCAACAACTACCTGAACGAAGTATTCCGCATCACCAATAACCAGCGCGGCATGCTCGAGCTGCCACGGGAGCTACCCGGCTTCCTGGTGGTGTTTTTTTCCGCCATGTTCTTTTTCATGAGCACACGGCGCCTTGCCGCCTTCGCCAACGTGCTCGCCGCGCTCGGGATCGCCCTGATCGGACTGATGGCCCCCACCTATTCCATCATGCTGGTATGGCTCCTGGTTTACAGCATGGGGCAGCATATTTTTCTTCCCCTCAACCAGAGCCTGGGCATGGAATTTGCCAGGGAGGGGAACACGGGTAAGCGGCTGGGGCAGCTGACGGGGGCCATGAATATCGCCGCTATCGCGGGGAGTTTCCTCATTTTTATCGGGTTCAAACACCTGCATTTTAATTTCTTCATTTCGTTTATCATCGCTTCGGCCGGGTTTTTCTGCGCATCGGCACTGCTCTTCCTCATGAAGCCCGGAGTGTCCCACCCGGCAAAGACGAAATTCACCCTGAGAAGGGAATATCAACTCTTTTACTGGCTCAATATACTCTTCGGCACGCGGAAGCAGATATTCCTCACCTTCGCTCCCTGGGTGCTGATCAAGGTATTCAACCAGAAAACGGAGATGGTCGCCACGCTTCTCACCGTCGGCGGCGTTGCCGGCATTTTTTTCAACCCCCTCCTGGGCAAGGCCATAGACCGCCTCGGCGAGCGGCGCATCCTCATGGGCGAGGCCGTCCTCCTGGTCTTCGTGTGCGCCGGATACGGATTTTCGAAAGACCTGCTCGGCGAGACCCCGGCCCTCTTCATCGCCTTTGCATGCTTCGTGGCGGACCAGTTGCTTATGTCGGTTGGTATGGCCCGGGCGACATATTTAAAGAAGATAGCGGTGAGACCCGAGGACGTCCCCCAGACCCTGACCATGGGAGTGAGCATCGATCATATATTTTCAATCTCGATAGCCCTGGTGGGCGGGGTGATCTGGGACGCGCTGGGATATCAGTATGTGTTTTTGATCGGGGCAGTCATCGCGCTGGTGAATTTATTTGCCGCGTCCCGCGTCAGGATAGACGTCTCACGGCAGGCCGGGGAGAAAGAGGTCCCGCCGGCGCAGGTAACAGAGGACTGA
- a CDS encoding OmpA family protein, translating to MKTRHINVRIIAALAAAALLWLAAPSGVQGAILYTASQYNKLYNENVALQLELDSLKRQYGNDKANLESTISDLNSRIAGLNKELENLRKQMEDERNGAANRIKEMEKMTDLLKKKGGDREKQLVEENQKLQKRCEDDLAKLRDDLVKERQKHLKELSDLRSDYEKKIADLKKEIANLNNELSNLQKLTQKQKEELSRMEDQAKELEKQLADEIKKGDIKLKRFHDKLIINIDDKISFDSGKADLKKEVMPALGKISAILNDFPEYKIVIEGHTDNVPISTSRFRDNWQLSTERALSVLNYILREKRLNVSRFSAAGYGEFNPIVPNDTPANRALNRRVDIVVVPRLSGK from the coding sequence ATGAAGACACGGCATATTAATGTTCGGATCATCGCGGCCCTGGCGGCGGCAGCCCTGCTCTGGCTGGCGGCGCCGTCAGGCGTACAGGGCGCCATCCTGTATACGGCTTCGCAGTATAACAAGCTGTATAATGAGAATGTGGCGCTGCAGCTCGAGCTTGATTCGCTCAAGAGGCAATACGGCAATGACAAGGCGAACCTTGAATCGACCATAAGCGACCTGAACAGCAGGATCGCCGGTCTGAACAAGGAGCTGGAGAACCTGCGAAAACAGATGGAAGACGAGAGAAATGGCGCCGCCAACAGGATCAAGGAAATGGAGAAGATGACCGATCTCCTGAAGAAAAAGGGCGGCGACCGGGAAAAGCAGCTTGTCGAGGAGAACCAAAAACTCCAGAAACGCTGCGAAGACGACCTCGCGAAGCTCCGCGACGATCTCGTTAAGGAGCGGCAGAAACACCTCAAGGAGCTGTCGGACCTGAGGAGCGACTACGAGAAAAAGATAGCGGACCTGAAAAAGGAGATAGCCAATCTTAACAACGAGCTTTCGAACCTGCAGAAGCTCACGCAAAAGCAGAAAGAAGAGCTGTCGCGCATGGAGGATCAGGCGAAGGAGCTGGAAAAGCAGCTGGCCGATGAAATCAAGAAGGGCGATATCAAGCTCAAGCGTTTTCACGATAAGCTCATCATCAATATCGACGACAAGATATCCTTTGATTCGGGGAAGGCCGATCTCAAGAAAGAGGTCATGCCCGCCCTGGGAAAGATATCCGCCATACTGAACGATTTTCCCGAGTACAAGATCGTGATCGAGGGACATACGGATAACGTCCCGATAAGCACCAGCAGGTTCAGGGACAACTGGCAGCTGTCAACCGAGCGCGCCCTGTCGGTCCTGAACTACATCCTCAGGGAAAAGCGGCTGAATGTTTCCCGCTTCAGCGCGGCCGGATACGGGGAATTCAATCCCATCGTACCCAACGATACGCCGGCAAACCGCGCCCTCAACCGCAGGGTCGACATTGTCGTGGTACCCCGCCTTTCCGGCAAATGA